The Altererythrobacter sp. CAU 1644 genome has a window encoding:
- a CDS encoding MFS transporter produces MTAIEKPRQGFWGLWNISFGFFGIQIGFALQNSNMSRVFQTLGASMDDLPALWVAAPLTGLIVQPIIGYLSDRTWNRLGRRRPYFLTGAIFAAISLFVMPLSPAMAAPLFFAAAMLWVLDASLNVSMEPFRAFVGDMLNTDQHSAGYAVQTAFIGAGAVVGSIFPYFLEQIGVSNVAADGGIPDTVRWSFWFGAAALFVAVMWTVVTTREYSPEEQAAFGNAELPETGQPLRALAAKSYLSCLLWVVAGTAVFLLVQILDLEKEMLLLGGLLCLYGVLSAVAISMAKKGQAANMLSSIVGDFSGMPEVMKRLALVQFFSWSALFIMWINTTPVVTQYVFGSSNTTSAAYNEGANWVNVLFTVYNGVAAIAALALLPWMSRKFGQVMTHSICLSLGAIGFLMFFLVRDAQTLLVAEIGIGIAWASILAMPYAILASNLPQAKLGIYMGLFNIFIVVPQLLVATVMGQIMLWLFPGEPVWTMLFAAASWIIAAIAMLRVSAALDRRKAG; encoded by the coding sequence ATGACTGCGATCGAGAAGCCGCGCCAAGGCTTTTGGGGCCTGTGGAATATCAGTTTCGGGTTCTTTGGCATCCAGATCGGATTCGCCCTGCAGAATTCGAACATGAGCCGCGTCTTCCAGACGCTCGGCGCAAGCATGGACGACCTTCCGGCGCTGTGGGTTGCAGCGCCGCTGACCGGACTGATCGTCCAGCCGATCATCGGCTATCTCTCGGACCGGACCTGGAACCGGCTCGGACGTCGTCGGCCCTATTTCCTGACCGGTGCCATTTTCGCCGCGATTTCGCTTTTCGTCATGCCGCTTTCCCCGGCGATGGCGGCGCCGCTGTTCTTCGCGGCAGCCATGCTGTGGGTGCTCGACGCCTCGCTCAACGTTTCGATGGAGCCGTTCCGCGCATTCGTCGGCGATATGCTCAACACCGACCAGCATAGCGCGGGCTATGCCGTGCAAACTGCCTTCATCGGCGCTGGCGCGGTGGTTGGATCGATCTTCCCCTACTTCCTCGAACAGATCGGGGTCAGCAATGTCGCGGCGGACGGCGGAATCCCCGACACCGTGCGCTGGAGTTTCTGGTTCGGCGCCGCAGCGCTTTTCGTTGCCGTCATGTGGACCGTTGTGACGACGCGCGAATACAGCCCCGAAGAACAAGCCGCGTTCGGCAATGCAGAACTGCCCGAAACCGGACAGCCGCTGAGGGCGCTCGCCGCCAAGAGCTACCTCTCCTGCCTGCTCTGGGTGGTCGCTGGCACGGCGGTCTTCCTGCTCGTGCAAATCCTCGATCTCGAGAAGGAAATGCTGCTGCTGGGCGGCCTGCTCTGCCTCTACGGCGTGCTCAGCGCAGTCGCCATTTCCATGGCCAAGAAGGGGCAGGCGGCCAACATGCTCTCGAGCATCGTGGGCGACTTTTCCGGCATGCCCGAGGTGATGAAGCGGCTCGCGCTGGTGCAGTTCTTCAGCTGGTCGGCACTGTTCATCATGTGGATCAACACCACGCCTGTCGTGACCCAATATGTCTTCGGATCGTCCAATACGACCAGCGCCGCCTATAACGAGGGCGCCAACTGGGTGAATGTGCTCTTCACCGTGTACAATGGCGTCGCGGCCATCGCCGCGCTCGCGCTGTTGCCGTGGATGAGCCGCAAGTTCGGCCAGGTGATGACGCACTCGATCTGCCTCAGCCTCGGGGCAATCGGCTTCCTGATGTTCTTCCTCGTGCGCGATGCGCAGACCCTGCTGGTGGCGGAAATCGGCATCGGCATCGCCTGGGCCAGCATCCTTGCGATGCCCTATGCCATCCTTGCCAGCAATCTGCCGCAGGCGAAGCTGGGCATCTACATGGGGCTGTTCAACATCTTCATCGTGGTCCCGCAATTGCTGGTGGCGACGGTGATGGGGCAGATCATGCTCTGGTTGTTCCCGGGCGAGCCGGTGTGGACCATGCTGTTCGCCGCCGCATCCTGGATCATCGCCGCGATCGCCATGCTGCGCGTGTCCGCAGCGCTCGACCGACGGAAGGCGGGGTGA
- a CDS encoding TonB-dependent receptor: MTKFKTQLACGAALGVMLVAAPVQAQDADSGTGVANDENTIIVTARRQNEQLQDVPASVAVITADALEKTGADNAEDFVQLTPGVTIVTGTAEAGDTQVNIRGINGARDAESSIALVVDGILKTNTAQLNQTQGTLRQVEILKGPQGALYGRNAAAGAIVLSTLKPSDYFEGGAKVSYANEDTIEGTAHIAGPLGENLGFVLSGYYRTTDGFFRNIFTDTKNVDDQEVWSVDGRLVANLGDATEVDVKARYSQLRGASINFNAAFHLPEFAAFNPAFYEDVNKHQFRYYNNIDPSNDQDSFDVSAKIEHDFGNTTLTAWALYSDVDQSLVADGTSADFARYIPFPAPTQVAADVAADCFVSTAGLTGFPVNQPGFIGQTPVPFLFDPATGSTFGPYSPTTCDGTQYQIRKQTDISAEVRLASNTDGPLSWQLGLYYLNIDREVGVSLGADTGAGVIEELYNAPTTANPTSLLLADSFDTNVYAAFGNFEYDMGDFTAGLALRYDIEDRKTSSLVPNVVDPITGGPINPGQAFGSLDPASKSFKQLQPKVSLSWQPSANANIYANWGIGFKSGGFNNQGSATIIDQNFNQFIGAGVTIEDQYDKEVSSAFEVGVKGSFADGRITYDLAGYYTEIDDMQFFEFFVGPFGLLRVVSNIDEVEVMGAELNVTARIIDGWKFYGAVNVTDSEIKKNVSRPYTVGNKSPYTADYTLNFGTEIDTPLTDNTDLIVRADYRVTGPTWFHTVQDQERPTLFTGLIPISAVNFLPAEWGNARYDVAKRDAFGVLNVRGGVEIGNFSIFAFGENVLNKKYVAEVIPAIEFGGSFISPGGRALYGVEVGYKF, from the coding sequence ATGACGAAGTTCAAGACACAGCTCGCTTGCGGTGCAGCCCTAGGCGTGATGCTGGTCGCTGCTCCGGTACAGGCACAGGATGCCGACAGCGGCACAGGCGTCGCGAATGATGAGAACACGATCATCGTGACGGCGCGTCGTCAGAACGAGCAGTTGCAGGACGTGCCGGCATCGGTCGCGGTCATCACGGCCGATGCGCTGGAGAAGACGGGGGCCGACAATGCTGAGGACTTCGTCCAGCTGACGCCGGGTGTCACGATCGTGACCGGCACTGCCGAGGCGGGTGATACGCAGGTCAATATCCGCGGTATCAACGGCGCGCGCGACGCGGAAAGCTCGATCGCGCTGGTGGTCGACGGCATTCTCAAGACCAACACCGCGCAGCTCAACCAGACGCAGGGAACGCTGCGGCAGGTCGAAATCCTGAAAGGTCCGCAGGGCGCTCTCTATGGTCGCAATGCCGCGGCGGGCGCGATCGTGCTCTCCACGCTCAAGCCGTCCGACTATTTCGAAGGTGGGGCGAAAGTCTCCTACGCCAATGAGGACACGATCGAGGGGACTGCCCATATTGCGGGACCGCTCGGCGAAAACCTCGGCTTCGTCCTTTCGGGTTACTATCGCACCACCGACGGCTTCTTCCGCAACATCTTCACCGACACCAAGAATGTTGACGATCAGGAAGTCTGGTCGGTCGACGGGCGACTGGTGGCCAATCTCGGGGATGCAACGGAAGTCGATGTAAAAGCGCGCTATTCGCAGCTGCGCGGCGCCTCGATCAACTTCAACGCGGCCTTCCACCTGCCCGAGTTTGCCGCGTTCAACCCGGCCTTCTACGAGGACGTGAACAAACACCAGTTCCGCTATTACAACAATATTGACCCGTCGAACGATCAGGATTCCTTCGACGTATCGGCCAAGATCGAACACGATTTCGGCAACACGACGCTGACGGCCTGGGCGCTCTATTCGGATGTCGACCAGAGCTTGGTCGCCGACGGGACGTCGGCCGATTTCGCCCGCTACATTCCCTTCCCCGCGCCGACCCAGGTCGCAGCAGACGTTGCTGCCGATTGCTTCGTGTCGACTGCAGGGCTTACCGGCTTCCCGGTCAATCAACCCGGGTTCATCGGCCAGACGCCGGTGCCGTTTCTGTTCGATCCGGCGACCGGCTCGACCTTCGGGCCATATAGCCCGACCACTTGCGATGGCACACAGTACCAGATCCGCAAGCAGACCGACATCAGCGCCGAAGTGCGGCTGGCGTCCAACACCGATGGGCCGCTCAGCTGGCAACTTGGCCTGTACTACCTCAATATCGATCGCGAAGTTGGCGTTAGCCTGGGCGCGGATACCGGGGCAGGAGTGATCGAGGAACTTTATAACGCGCCGACCACGGCCAACCCCACATCGCTGCTGCTGGCCGACAGTTTCGACACCAATGTCTATGCGGCGTTCGGCAATTTCGAATACGATATGGGCGATTTCACCGCCGGGCTGGCGCTGCGCTACGATATCGAGGATCGCAAGACCAGTTCGCTGGTGCCCAATGTTGTCGACCCCATAACTGGCGGACCGATCAACCCCGGCCAGGCTTTCGGGTCACTCGACCCGGCAAGCAAATCGTTCAAACAGTTGCAGCCCAAGGTCAGCCTTAGCTGGCAACCGAGTGCCAACGCCAACATCTATGCCAACTGGGGCATCGGCTTCAAATCGGGCGGCTTCAACAACCAGGGCTCGGCCACCATCATCGACCAGAACTTCAACCAGTTCATCGGTGCCGGCGTCACGATTGAGGATCAGTACGACAAGGAGGTCTCGAGCGCCTTCGAAGTCGGCGTGAAGGGTAGCTTCGCCGATGGCCGGATCACCTACGACCTGGCGGGTTACTATACCGAAATCGACGACATGCAGTTCTTCGAATTCTTCGTCGGACCCTTTGGGCTGCTGCGCGTCGTTTCCAACATCGACGAAGTCGAAGTGATGGGCGCGGAGCTCAACGTCACTGCCCGGATCATCGATGGCTGGAAGTTCTACGGCGCGGTCAACGTGACCGACAGCGAGATCAAGAAGAACGTCTCGCGCCCCTACACGGTCGGCAACAAATCGCCCTATACAGCCGATTACACGCTGAACTTCGGCACCGAAATCGATACGCCGCTTACCGACAACACCGACCTGATCGTGCGCGCCGACTATCGCGTGACCGGGCCGACCTGGTTCCACACCGTGCAGGATCAGGAGCGTCCGACGCTGTTCACCGGATTGATCCCGATTTCGGCGGTTAACTTCCTTCCGGCCGAATGGGGTAATGCGCGTTACGATGTCGCCAAGCGGGATGCCTTTGGGGTGCTCAATGTCCGGGGCGGGGTGGAGATCGGCAACTTCAGCATCTTCGCGTTCGGCGAGAACGTGCTGAACAAGAAATACGTGGCCGAGGTCATTCCCGCGATCGAGTTCGGCGGATCATTCATCTCGCCGGGCGGACGCGCGCTCTACGGGGTAGAGGTCGGCTACAAGTTCTGA
- a CDS encoding aspartate/glutamate racemase family protein yields MADKDRRIKVIVPIPMDAAGVANRAEQLPDDFIRPGFKPEFEAVRWGAALGDSYHDMLLMDWTVFQAGITAEVEGYSGVLIDTVSDSGMRPLRSALSIPVVGPGEAAFAMAMMLGKKFSVLTMWPEWFPLYQKTLTEYGWWDRVASLRSIDTRPDVTELLEGKEEVVFAKLKAEATRAMEEDGADVIVLGSTTMHQSAAYLDRELPIPVLNPGQVAYKMLETQIGLGLAHSKKAFPAPEVPNQAGILKGWYS; encoded by the coding sequence GTGGCAGACAAGGACCGCCGGATCAAAGTCATCGTGCCCATCCCGATGGATGCGGCAGGCGTGGCCAATCGCGCAGAGCAGTTGCCGGATGATTTCATCCGGCCCGGCTTCAAGCCCGAGTTCGAGGCCGTTCGCTGGGGCGCCGCGCTGGGCGACAGCTATCACGACATGCTGCTGATGGACTGGACCGTGTTCCAGGCCGGCATCACTGCAGAGGTCGAAGGCTATTCCGGCGTGCTGATCGACACGGTCAGCGACAGCGGCATGCGTCCCTTGCGCTCCGCCCTGTCGATCCCGGTCGTCGGGCCGGGAGAGGCGGCCTTCGCGATGGCGATGATGCTGGGTAAGAAGTTTTCCGTTCTCACCATGTGGCCCGAGTGGTTTCCGCTCTACCAGAAAACGCTCACCGAATATGGCTGGTGGGACCGGGTGGCATCGCTCCGCTCGATCGACACCAGGCCCGACGTCACCGAGTTGCTTGAGGGCAAGGAGGAAGTCGTTTTCGCCAAGCTCAAGGCCGAAGCAACGCGTGCGATGGAGGAAGACGGGGCTGACGTGATCGTGCTCGGTTCTACCACGATGCACCAATCCGCCGCCTATCTCGACCGCGAGCTGCCGATCCCGGTCCTGAACCCGGGTCAGGTCGCCTACAAGATGCTCGAAACGCAGATCGGACTGGGCCTCGCGCATTCGAAGAAGGCGTTTCCCGCGCCCGAAGTCCCCAACCAGGCGGGCATTCTCAAAGGATGGTACTCATGA
- a CDS encoding alpha-amylase family glycosyl hydrolase, with protein MRNTMLALAATAALTCTPAWASDDLADWSPRPYVELEHPEWSRDAVLYQINTRQFTAEGTFRAAEKELPRLKALGVDILWLMPIHPIGEKNRKGTLGSPYAVKDYYDVNPEFGTKEDFRHFVEAAHAQGFKVILDWVANHTAWDHPLAQQHPDWYEKDWKGDFRPTPWWDWSDIIDLDWSQPGVRKHVGEAMEMWVRDYGVDGFRADVAGYVPIDFWETLRARLDAIRPVFMLAEWKEPELHRRAFDATYAWEWHHTTKRIAKGEADATALFGYYAESESAWPAEAMRLTYIANHDSNAWEGTQYENYGAALPAMIAFSFTGEGLPMIYNGQEACSAKRLEFFEKDPIDWSQREDCELGELFRDMIAFRRANPALENGQWGARMQQVVTDQPQRLFAWVRQEEGNKVLGLFNFSGEAVEAVLGDGLAAGTYRAFRTGEEQSFAAGDTVNLPAWGWQLYSAQTGR; from the coding sequence ATGCGCAATACGATGCTGGCCCTCGCAGCAACCGCCGCCCTCACCTGCACGCCCGCCTGGGCCAGCGACGATCTCGCCGACTGGTCGCCCCGGCCCTATGTCGAGCTGGAGCATCCCGAATGGTCGCGCGATGCCGTGCTCTACCAGATCAACACCCGCCAGTTCACCGCCGAGGGGACTTTCCGCGCCGCCGAAAAGGAACTGCCGCGGCTCAAGGCGCTGGGCGTCGATATCCTGTGGTTGATGCCGATCCATCCGATCGGTGAGAAGAACCGCAAGGGTACGCTTGGTTCGCCCTATGCCGTGAAGGACTATTACGACGTCAATCCCGAGTTCGGGACCAAGGAAGACTTCCGCCACTTCGTCGAGGCCGCACACGCCCAGGGCTTCAAGGTCATCCTCGACTGGGTGGCGAACCACACGGCCTGGGATCATCCGCTCGCGCAGCAACATCCCGACTGGTACGAGAAGGACTGGAAGGGCGATTTCCGCCCCACCCCGTGGTGGGACTGGTCCGACATCATCGATCTCGACTGGTCGCAGCCCGGCGTGCGCAAGCATGTCGGCGAGGCGATGGAAATGTGGGTCAGGGACTATGGCGTCGATGGTTTCCGCGCCGATGTCGCAGGCTACGTCCCAATCGACTTCTGGGAAACGCTGCGCGCCCGGCTCGACGCGATCAGGCCCGTCTTCATGCTGGCCGAATGGAAGGAGCCGGAACTTCACCGCCGCGCTTTCGATGCGACCTATGCCTGGGAATGGCACCACACCACCAAGCGGATCGCCAAGGGCGAAGCCGATGCCACCGCGCTGTTCGGCTACTATGCCGAAAGCGAGAGCGCCTGGCCCGCAGAGGCGATGCGGCTGACCTATATCGCCAACCATGACAGCAATGCCTGGGAAGGCACCCAGTACGAGAATTACGGCGCCGCCCTGCCCGCGATGATCGCCTTCAGCTTCACCGGCGAAGGGCTGCCGATGATCTACAACGGGCAGGAAGCCTGCAGCGCCAAGCGGCTGGAATTCTTCGAGAAAGACCCGATCGACTGGAGCCAGCGCGAGGATTGCGAACTGGGCGAACTGTTCCGCGACATGATCGCGTTTCGCCGTGCCAATCCGGCGCTCGAGAACGGGCAATGGGGCGCCCGGATGCAGCAGGTCGTGACGGACCAGCCGCAGCGGCTCTTCGCCTGGGTCCGACAGGAAGAAGGCAATAAGGTGCTCGGCCTGTTCAACTTCTCGGGCGAAGCTGTCGAGGCGGTGCTTGGAGACGGGCTCGCCGCAGGTACCTACCGCGCCTTTCGCACAGGCGAGGAGCAGAGCTTCGCAGCTGGCGACACAGTCAACCTGCCTGCCTGGGGCTGGCAGCTGTATTCCGCGCAGACCGGCCGATAG
- a CDS encoding hydantoinase/oxoprolinase family protein: MTYRLGVDVGGTFTDLLLFDEDSGKFWRHKTPSTPHDSSEGILNGVKALTEEAGVAAKDIAYFLHGTTVATNAVLEGKGAKVGLVTTEGYRDIMQIARSFVPGGLAAWIVWPKPQPLAHLEDTVEVPGRMGADGNEVRALDEDAVRAALQKLKANGVEALTVSLINAYVNGAHEKRIGEIAAEELPGIPVSLSHEVLPEMQEYERTLSTVANAAVRPVVSKYVASLRNKLEDEGMQGRLSLLRSDGGLMSSQKAEEHPVNILMSGPAGGVTGALWVAKNAGFENILTLDVGGTSTDVALIEGLEARRVRTTEVGHLSVRASALDVKTVGAGGGSIAHVPELTKALRVGPESAGAVPGPVAYGKGGEQPTVTDANVVLGYLPENLLGGSFKLDREGAKQAVQGVADALGVSLMEAARGIIDIVNENMFGALRMISVQQGYDPRDFALMGFGGAGPLHVNAVAKLMGSWPAISPVSPGVLCALGDATTRMRTETARSFSRLAKDTTIADLQAVLDEMAAQTRSELLADGVAEDQITSQFEVDVRYAGQAFEVPLTIDKTVLDADGIDGILKRFDEEHRRLFTFNMDTPHEIVNLRAVALGQPPALPAAELEKGDGDPSAAKIRDHTLWMDGREQDAAIYDRSKLRQGDVIPGPAIITEMDSTTLVESGCTATIDKVGNILINPNREG; this comes from the coding sequence ATGACTTACAGACTTGGCGTCGATGTGGGCGGGACCTTTACCGACCTCCTGCTGTTCGACGAGGACAGCGGGAAGTTCTGGCGACACAAGACGCCCTCGACCCCGCATGACAGCTCCGAAGGCATCCTCAATGGCGTCAAGGCGCTGACCGAGGAAGCAGGAGTCGCCGCCAAGGATATCGCCTATTTCCTGCATGGCACCACCGTGGCAACCAACGCCGTGCTCGAGGGCAAGGGTGCCAAGGTCGGGCTCGTCACGACCGAGGGTTACCGCGACATCATGCAGATCGCGCGCAGCTTCGTCCCCGGCGGGCTTGCGGCCTGGATCGTCTGGCCCAAGCCGCAGCCGCTCGCGCATCTGGAGGACACTGTCGAGGTTCCGGGGCGCATGGGTGCCGACGGCAACGAGGTCCGCGCGCTCGACGAGGATGCGGTGCGCGCCGCCTTGCAGAAGCTCAAGGCCAATGGCGTCGAGGCGCTGACGGTCAGCCTGATCAACGCCTACGTCAACGGCGCGCATGAGAAGCGCATCGGCGAGATCGCCGCCGAGGAACTGCCCGGCATTCCCGTCTCGCTCAGCCACGAAGTGCTGCCCGAGATGCAGGAATACGAGCGCACGCTCTCGACCGTTGCCAATGCCGCCGTGCGCCCGGTGGTGAGCAAATATGTCGCCAGCCTCAGGAACAAGCTCGAGGATGAAGGCATGCAGGGGCGCCTGTCGCTGCTGCGTTCGGATGGCGGCTTGATGAGCAGCCAGAAGGCCGAGGAACATCCGGTCAATATCCTGATGTCCGGCCCGGCAGGCGGCGTCACCGGCGCGCTGTGGGTGGCGAAGAACGCCGGCTTCGAGAACATATTGACGCTCGACGTCGGCGGGACTTCGACCGACGTTGCGCTGATCGAAGGGCTCGAGGCGCGGCGCGTGCGCACGACCGAGGTCGGTCACCTCTCGGTTCGGGCATCGGCGCTCGACGTGAAGACGGTGGGCGCCGGCGGCGGCTCGATCGCGCATGTGCCCGAACTGACCAAGGCGCTCCGCGTCGGCCCCGAAAGCGCAGGCGCGGTGCCCGGCCCCGTCGCATACGGCAAGGGCGGCGAGCAGCCGACCGTGACCGACGCCAATGTCGTGCTCGGCTACCTGCCCGAAAACCTCCTCGGCGGCAGTTTCAAGCTCGACCGCGAGGGCGCCAAGCAGGCGGTCCAGGGCGTCGCCGATGCGCTCGGCGTGTCGCTGATGGAGGCAGCTCGCGGGATCATCGACATCGTCAACGAGAACATGTTCGGCGCGCTGCGGATGATCAGCGTCCAACAGGGCTACGACCCGCGCGATTTCGCGCTGATGGGCTTTGGCGGAGCCGGGCCGCTTCACGTCAACGCGGTCGCCAAGCTGATGGGAAGCTGGCCGGCGATCAGCCCGGTCTCACCCGGCGTGCTGTGCGCATTGGGCGATGCGACGACGCGCATGCGGACCGAAACCGCGCGCAGCTTCTCGCGCCTGGCGAAGGATACGACGATCGCCGACCTGCAGGCGGTGCTCGATGAAATGGCGGCGCAAACCCGCAGCGAATTGCTCGCCGACGGGGTCGCCGAGGATCAGATCACCTCGCAATTCGAAGTCGACGTCCGCTATGCGGGCCAGGCGTTCGAGGTTCCGCTCACGATCGACAAGACGGTGCTCGACGCCGACGGGATCGACGGCATTCTCAAACGTTTCGACGAGGAGCATCGGCGGCTCTTCACCTTCAACATGGATACCCCGCACGAGATCGTGAACCTGCGCGCGGTGGCGCTGGGGCAGCCCCCGGCCTTGCCTGCGGCCGAACTGGAGAAGGGCGATGGCGATCCGTCAGCCGCCAAGATCCGCGACCACACGCTGTGGATGGATGGCCGCGAACAGGATGCGGCGATCTACGACCGATCCAAGCTGCGACAAGGCGATGTCATCCCCGGCCCCGCCATCATCACCGAGATGGATTCGACCACGCTGGTCGAAAGCGGCTGCACCGCCACCATCGACAAGGTGGGCAATATCCTCATCAATCCAAACCGGGAGGGCTGA
- a CDS encoding hydroxymethylglutaryl-CoA lyase, producing MYTENVAPIELVEVGPRDGLQNEPEIVQTDAKIALIEAMIGYGARRLEVASFVHPGRVPQMADAEAVIAGLPDRADTTYIGLTLNKRGVMRALATREGNRRGIDQVGCVLVASDTFGQKNQGQTIAEGIAENRDMIRFAKAEGMRAQLTISAAFGCPFEGEVKPETVLRIAEEMAAEEPEEIALADTIGVGTPAQVSDLFGRLGELLGDRIPMRCHFHNTRGTGIANAWAAYQGGVRIFDASLGGLGGCPFAPKATGNIATEDLVYLMEQSGVSSGIDLDAAIAANHEFARVLGRELPSLVARAA from the coding sequence ATGTATACAGAAAATGTAGCCCCGATAGAATTGGTCGAAGTTGGCCCCCGCGACGGCCTGCAAAACGAGCCTGAGATAGTCCAGACCGACGCAAAGATAGCGCTGATCGAGGCTATGATAGGATATGGTGCGCGTCGGCTGGAGGTCGCGAGTTTCGTCCACCCCGGGCGGGTGCCGCAAATGGCCGATGCCGAGGCGGTTATCGCCGGGCTGCCCGACCGCGCCGACACGACCTATATAGGCCTCACCCTCAACAAGCGCGGCGTGATGCGCGCGCTTGCCACCCGCGAAGGCAACCGGCGCGGCATCGACCAGGTCGGCTGCGTGCTCGTTGCCAGCGACACCTTTGGCCAGAAGAACCAGGGCCAGACCATTGCCGAGGGCATTGCCGAGAACCGCGACATGATCCGCTTCGCCAAGGCCGAGGGGATGCGCGCGCAACTGACCATCAGCGCGGCCTTCGGCTGCCCCTTCGAAGGCGAAGTGAAGCCCGAGACCGTGCTGCGCATCGCCGAGGAGATGGCGGCAGAAGAGCCCGAGGAGATTGCGCTCGCCGACACCATCGGCGTGGGCACACCAGCGCAGGTTTCCGATCTCTTCGGCAGGCTGGGCGAGCTGCTGGGCGATCGCATCCCCATGCGCTGCCACTTCCACAACACCCGCGGCACCGGCATCGCCAATGCCTGGGCTGCTTATCAGGGGGGAGTACGCATCTTCGATGCCTCGCTCGGCGGGCTTGGGGGCTGCCCTTTCGCCCCCAAGGCCACCGGCAATATCGCGACCGAGGACCTCGTCTACCTGATGGAGCAATCGGGTGTCTCAAGCGGTATCGATCTCGACGCGGCGATTGCCGCCAACCACGAATTTGCCCGGGTACTCGGGCGCGAATTGCCTTCGCTGGTCGCACGCGCGGCCTGA
- a CDS encoding nuclear transport factor 2 family protein encodes MSEWSEGGPGQDPLPYPYYIDIVTKRYFDGVDNKVMDQVLDCFTEDAVLHEVTSDTRHDGKPAIRAMFEKLFADFSDIWHGNFVHTADPDSNAVCSQFTVLITPNGGDELRYENCNRFYLKGDKFHRVYVYMSGDNLLKEGEA; translated from the coding sequence ATGAGCGAATGGAGCGAGGGCGGGCCCGGGCAAGACCCGCTGCCCTACCCCTATTACATCGACATCGTGACCAAGCGCTATTTCGACGGCGTCGACAACAAGGTCATGGACCAGGTGCTCGATTGCTTCACCGAAGATGCTGTGCTGCACGAAGTCACAAGCGACACGCGGCACGACGGCAAACCCGCGATCCGCGCCATGTTCGAGAAGCTCTTCGCCGATTTCTCCGACATCTGGCATGGAAACTTCGTCCATACCGCGGACCCAGACAGCAATGCGGTCTGCTCGCAATTCACCGTGCTGATCACCCCCAATGGCGGGGACGAGCTGCGCTACGAGAATTGCAACCGCTTCTATCTCAAGGGCGACAAGTTCCACCGGGTATACGTCTATATGTCGGGCGACAACCTGCTGAAGGAAGGAGAGGCCTGA
- a CDS encoding nuclear transport factor 2 family protein produces the protein MQYEPTLSRAELVKFATQTYFGNVDAKNMEATLDCFHDEALFCVQTAFTRHAGKAEIRRMFEDFFGAYETIIHRDFTCTVDEKNGRITACFVAELHDADGNVTLLNNTNFWRLRPGPGGAKFQEVYVYMSGANVLT, from the coding sequence ATGCAGTACGAACCCACCCTGTCGCGGGCCGAGCTGGTCAAATTCGCCACCCAGACCTATTTCGGCAACGTCGATGCGAAGAACATGGAGGCGACGCTCGACTGCTTCCATGACGAGGCATTGTTCTGCGTCCAGACCGCCTTCACCCGCCATGCCGGGAAGGCAGAGATCCGCCGCATGTTCGAGGATTTCTTCGGCGCCTACGAAACGATCATCCACCGCGATTTCACCTGTACCGTGGACGAGAAGAACGGGCGGATCACCGCCTGTTTCGTCGCTGAGCTCCACGATGCCGATGGCAATGTCACATTGCTCAACAACACCAATTTCTGGCGTCTCCGGCCCGGTCCAGGCGGCGCCAAGTTCCAGGAAGTCTACGTCTACATGAGCGGCGCGAACGTCCTCACCTGA
- a CDS encoding GntR family transcriptional regulator: MAKASDRAYDTIRAMILSGELSSGEQLSEEALAERCGVSRTPVRDALRRLEAELLVRRNESQRSFVADWSLGDVADAFELRAMMEGYAARRAAERMDDRTLERLRACNSAIYAAIRGSKPDVATFLEHNKEFHAIILEAADSRRLSSLLGALIEQPVVWRTAQHYGREAFNRSHSEHEDLLAAFARRDGPWAEAVMAGHIRRAFHAYADAHRGLTAIDRGAA, encoded by the coding sequence GTGGCCAAGGCATCAGACCGAGCGTACGACACCATTCGGGCCATGATCCTTTCGGGGGAGCTATCCTCTGGCGAACAGCTGAGCGAAGAGGCGCTGGCCGAGCGGTGCGGGGTTTCGCGCACCCCGGTTCGCGACGCCTTGCGTCGGCTCGAGGCTGAACTGCTGGTGCGCCGGAACGAATCGCAGCGGAGCTTCGTCGCCGACTGGTCGCTAGGCGACGTCGCCGACGCTTTCGAACTGCGCGCCATGATGGAAGGCTATGCCGCGCGCCGCGCTGCCGAGCGCATGGACGACCGCACGCTTGAACGGCTTCGCGCCTGTAATTCAGCCATTTACGCGGCGATCCGGGGAAGCAAGCCCGATGTCGCCACCTTCCTCGAGCACAATAAGGAATTCCACGCGATCATCCTCGAAGCGGCGGATTCCCGCCGTCTTTCGAGCCTGCTCGGCGCGCTGATCGAACAACCGGTGGTCTGGCGCACCGCGCAGCATTACGGGCGCGAGGCATTCAATCGCTCGCATAGCGAGCACGAAGACCTGCTCGCCGCCTTTGCCCGCCGCGACGGACCCTGGGCCGAAGCGGTCATGGCCGGCCACATCCGCCGCGCCTTCCACGCCTATGCTGACGCACACCGCGGCCTGACTGCGATCGACCGGGGGGCTGCGTGA